The Cyclopterus lumpus isolate fCycLum1 chromosome 1, fCycLum1.pri, whole genome shotgun sequence sequence TTTTTATCACACCATTTTATTCCAAAGAAACCCAACAAACATAGAGCAGCATCTGAACAACTATGTGTTATTTAGTAAAATGCACAGTATGTTCTGCATTGGAAATCCTTTATTCTGAACAGCTTTGACGTCTGTCTTTCTCTTGCAGGGACAGCTTCCATCAGTTTCTCTGTTATCGCCCTTATTATATTCACCTGATCAGCATCTTTTCACcgcatacattttctttttcattacaCAGAGGACATGTGGCTGAAAAACATCCATCATTGAGATTTGCTATACTCATCCTCACTCCTACGTGAAATAACACAAAACCATTCCAATAACGTTAACACTATTTTATTTGAGTCAGCTTTTACTTAATAACACAGGGACATTGGTTGTGTGGTGATATGATATGAAGACCAGAAAATAGGAACTGTTTACATAAGCGTTAATAAAGCAATACTTTAGGTGTCCTGCCGTACAATAATACTAGGTGAGTGTGGCAAAAAGAGAAGCACACAGCAACAATAGCAAAGACGTGGGTGTGGTTGACCCCACCTGGCACTGATCACATTCAGCAATAACATCGCactaacacaacaacaacacctgacCTTTCACAACAAAAGCTTCAGGGTGGACACCTTTGCACTGTAAACATTTCAAAGGCGGACGTGCCAGTTGAGTCTCATCAGAAATAACCCCCCTATATGTATTCAATTATACCGTAAACTAGGCgcctcaaacaaacacacacgttatTGACACGAGGtcgcacaaagacacaaatcaAGAGGCATATATACAAAGAGGTCAGAAGTTCTGTGTTCAAAGCTGGCTAAACGTTGACATGAAGATACTGAGCAGGGACAGAGTCACATTTCCTGTGACTGAGAAGCTGGTAAAACAGCAATCAAGTCATTATCTGGAATACCAAAAGGACGAAGGCAGACTGTACAGATGTCTACTTCATTCATCAcaatttacacatttaagttaagtgaaaagaacagaagaaaatGCCTTTTTACTATAATACAGAAAGCAACTAGTGCTTTATGCTGTTGTAGTAGGTGAGATGTTGATTTGAAAATACCAATCATCTTTTAAGACTAAATCACAACTTGTGGTTGAAAGGGGAAACCCTGTAATGTCTGCTTTACCCAAATTAACTTCTGATATGACATTCTCTCCACTGGCTTGTCCTCAATTTCATTTGTTGGTACTGAAAAGTAAATTCCTTCTTACATGTTGTGTAACAGATGAACAACAAATGAGAGAAGTAAGGTGTGAATGTGATAACCGTGATAACGGCTGAGAAGGCACTTCTGTCAGATGGCTGGATGGAAAGAAAAAGTGACTTGTTGAACAGCTGGGTGACTCATACAGGTAGAGAGACACATTGAGATGTGAGCACATTATTTGTGAGGTTGTTTCACCGAAATGGATCATAAATGTCGCAATGCATTTTGAATGTGGGTTCAGAAAATAGTCCTGGAACTGGATATTTACATTGCAACTGTAGAAAATAATCAGTGTTTGCTATTTTGATGAGCTGATCCAATCCCTCTGCTTTCAGTAGTCTCATCTCACGTTTTCTCCTCAGCTTGTCTTTTCTACTCATAAAACACCTGATGTTGTTTGTTAGTTACTTTTCCTGAGCTATGGATGCAGGGGAGGAGAAAGTGGCCAGGGCAGTGAGGGTGGGAGGTCAAGCCAGTGTGTCCACTGAGGTTAACGTGGTGGCTGCTGTGGAGGCCACTGGAGGAGGGGCGGGTCCGATTCCTGGGCAAGTGGAGGGAGGTTGACATGTCGGGGTGGAGCGGTGCAGGTCTGCTGCTGTGTGGGAGATAGGCAAgcctggaggatgaggagagatcttcagaaagaggaagaagagggccAGAGTCAAAGAGGAAAGGGAATAAAGGAAGATTAAGGATTAAGGATTATACATATTTAGCTGGTTAGCTGAATGAGTCTACATTATGGTTAAAGCTGAGGTTTCCAACCTCCGGACTGTGAAACAGTACCAGGCCTTTGAATATTTGATACCAGGCTATTATAAGCTATTATAAGCTATTACTTTTAATTGTGCCCGCTGTCGTTGCCATTTTACCTCATTACTGCCTGAcgtttaatttgtgtgtgtgcgaggtAAGTGTTGCGGAGAGGTCCCTATatttcttaattaaaaaaacgacCACTAAAAGAAATACGGAGAAAATAAAGTTCAAGTTAGAATCATTATGACTTTGATGAAATAAAACCCCATTCATGATAATGTATATAAGAATAATATTAGCGTCAGTTGTTAGTGGCCCAGCCCGCCATTCGCTACGCTGGATTTAAATTGCCTTTACACACATGAGGGCTTTGCAGGAAACTATGCAGCATGTCATCCAACATAAGCCTCACTGCGTTCCTGTTTTTCCTTTGAATCCTCCCTCATTCTCTTTTTGTGCTCTTTGTTCTCTCATTTTCTAACTTATCAAGAATGATGTATTGGTTGGGAGAATAAACAGAGACAAAGCATACATGGTTGTGAACAGGAATGTGAACCATCTTACTCTTTGGGGGCCGGCCGGTCTGTAACGTTTATGTAAATATAGAAAAGGGGCTGTGGTGCAATGTATatatgtgcgtgcgtttgtCAGTATTAATTTGCATTTCTTTGCATTTGGTACTATGATGATGAAGAGATATGACATGAAGTTAAACTCTGAGAATAACTAGAGATTCATCCATCAATAATGAAGCACTTGGACTCACTAACATATACTCTCTATCATacactgtgtgtttatggaggAAGTTGCACTTTTGATCACCTTGAACCACTTGAAGGAGCTTTGGGAGAGTCTCACTCTGCCAGTCTAATGCACCTCACTACTCTTGTGTGAGTCATATAATTGGACACAGAGCCCCATGCTCTCGAGACTGAGCAGACCTTTCCTTTCGATCTCTTTctgacacacaaatacatctaCTGTCATCTCATAATCGTTCACTACCACCTTCAGATTTGATCGATGCCTCCACAGCAGccttcatttcattttacatcCTTCTTCAATTAGCTGCCCACACCTGCCTGTTGATTCCTTTAGTTGTTGGACTCTTAATTGATATAAAtgacaacatgtgtgtgtgtgtgtgtgtatgtgtgtgtgtgtgtgtgtgtgtgtgtgtgtgtgtgtgtgtgtgtgtgtgtgtgtgcgtgtgtgtgtgtgtgtgtaattgaaGGATGGGTTATTAGCCAAGCATCTTAACTGCtctctattttttgtttttttttccttgtctcacacacacacacgcgcatgtaCCTGGCTCCTCTGGGGGTCGTGGTAGGCCTGGTTACGGGGGGAGGGAGCGACTGTGGTTTTCTCGGTGCGCGGAGCGCTTGGATCGCCGTCATCCACACCTTTGGCCTTGCACCTCACATTCCTCACACACAGAACCTGCAGGGCCACAGCAACAATTGGctataaaaacaacatcagAAATCTCTTGTGATGATCATGTGTGTATATGGTCATTGACAAAACAACCTCTGACAGCCAGGCTCGAGAGCAGTTCTGAATGGTTTTACTGTCACTTTGGACACCCTGTTACATAACAAAGTATTCTGAATCCAGTTGTTCAAGGTTAGTTAAAGGCACTATTTTCTAATTGTTTTATCATCTTTCATATTGTTCGAATATGGCTCAAGTTTGTGGCTAACTGTGTTGTTAGTGAACAAGCTTCACATCAAGATGATCGAGCAAGTAAGACAAGCTACAcagatgctttttgtttttttgtacctGCCCTTTAGGCCGGTCAGAttaaagtaaataagtaagcAGACccttaaaaacatatttaatttggtTTAATACGTTGTGTTGCCCCCTGAACAAATACTGTACACATTTAAAGCAAAGTAAGTAAAGTCAATTACCCCAAACCAAACCTAACCTAAGTTTTTAGTTCATATTGACGTGCTACCAATCATTGTCAGATATATTGTTGATCAAATGATTATCCAGAACCTATGCAGAAATTAACAGTTTGATTTGTTAACCTTCATTTTTTGCAAGGATTAAACAAACAGagatataacattttaattaacaaGCTCTAAAGGTACCCCTATAAACCTACTTTTCTGAAGCTCTGTCTGAAGTTGTCCGACAGGAAGCCGTAGAGCACCGGGTTGGCACAGGAGTTGGCGTATGACAGAATGACTGCGAAGAAGTAGATGCCGGCTGTGGCACTGGACTCTGGGATGATGACCACCAGATTGACCGTGTTGATGATGAAGAATGGCAGCCAGCAGAGCACAAACACCACCAcgatcaccaccaccatcctcGTCACCTTGCGCTCCGAACGCCGGCGCTTGGTGAAGCCCGCCCGCGCCCCCGATGACTTCATCTGccccatgatgatgatgatgatgatgatgatgaagaggatgaataTGTAGGAATGAGGGATGTCGAGTATGATGGAAATGGTCATTATATTGATACACATTTcagtacttatacacacacgtatatgcaCACACCTTGATAACGATAAGTAGGTAGCAGAGACAAATGATGAGCAGCGGTCCAAAGAAGCCCACCGTGGCCGTGTAGAGGATGAAGGCTGTCGACCACACGTTCGTTGGCTCTGGCCAGTTCATGTTGCAGGAGTTAAATGTGTCCTAAAGGGAAATTAAATGCTCAGTCAGACGTTGAGTAGTGGAGCCTGCAGGATTTGTGTCAAACTACAAAGCTCTTAAATTATGCAGGACGGGATGTTTTAAgtaatacaaaatgtacattatGTACTTTCCGAGGGTTTGAAAAAGCACATGTTGCCTTGTTTACTGCCTGTGCttagtttctgattctgattctgattcttaATACAATCgattaacatttaaaacatctcattataaactattattattattattacattgcTGGGTGGAAAGTAATACATTTGTACTTAATGATCTAAAActatgtttaaataaatgtcctATTAATGTCGAGAAGGAACTATGATGAGCTTACTTTGTTATGATCTTTTGACTGGACTGAGTAGAACAGgactgattatttttatttatttatcagggGCAGCTTTAAAGCTAATTTGCTCTTAAAGAGAAAGGGTGGCGACCAGCGCTGCAGTGTGTACCTGAACATCAGAAAAGATGACCACAGGCAGAACCACCACGAAGGACACGGCCCACACGGCTGCGCTCACCACCTTGGCCACGCGGGGGTGTCTCCACTTGGTGCTGCGGATCGGATGAACCACAGCCAGGTAACGATCGATGGACATGACGGTCAGGCAGAAAATAGACGTGAACTGGTTCATGGAGTCTGCCGTCATAACAACGCGGCAAAGGAAGGAGCCAAACGGCCAATAGGAGAGCACGTTCTGGGTGGTGATGAAGGGGAGCCCGATAATGTAGAGCTCATCGGCCACAGCCAGGTTCAGGATGTAGATGTTGGTGACCGTCTTCATTTTGGCATAGCGCAGCACCACATAGATGGCCAGAGTGTTGCCAGTCAGGCCCACCATGAAGACTGTGAGGGAGATGACTGCGGTCATCAGAGTGCTGCTGCCCTGAAAGGGGACGCTTTGGGTGGACAGGTTGGAGGAGACGTTGAAGAGGCGAGGGTATGATAGGAAGGGCGAGGGAGTGGCTGCAGAGGATGAGTTGAGGTCCGATGTGAGGGGAAACCCGTAGGTCTGGTCTAGGGGCTCCATTGTGGGTTTCAGAGGGGAAGATGGTGACACTATAGTCCAGATGCAGATTTGTCCCCCTGCTTTTTTTCACCGATTCAGAAGAGAACCTTTCCTTCTGCCATGCTGGTGTATTTGAAACAGAGTCAGGATGAGAATCACCAGCAACCACACTACAAGGTATCAGACGAAAACAAAATTGGTTTCACCTATTTTATGTACATCTAATTTAGAGTTTACATTTAAGTGTGTTCTGGTGCGCCCAAGCGAGAGTGTGTGCGCTCTGACCACAAATCTTTCAATGGAAACGGTGCGTAATAAGCCACAAAGATGTGTTGCCATGTATcctatttaacctttttttgaCAAGGTGTCGTATCCGTAATTACGTACAGAAATCCGCTGCTGTTACTTTAATAATCGCTGTCTCCTCTCCAGTGTATTTACGTATTAAAGTCTCATTCTACTTgacctgcaaacacacatgtttCGCGACAAGCGGGAACTGTGCCACAGCTTTTACGCACGGCAGATCTTTTTTACTGTGTAATAATGCTTGCTTTATGAATATAGGTGATAGTACCGTTTATGTTGTTATGACAGCAATGGTAGTATCTCAACTTAGCTAAATTCTCTCAATAATTGTAATACACTCATTGCAAAGTTACATTTTGTTATCACACACAGGTTATCTGATGAGACGCGAAGACGAGGACATGCTTACTTTGGGAAGCAGCGACAAAGCCCAAGTCCTCGTGTGATCAAATTTAAAGTAGATCCCCCAGTTCAGTCTTCTGATTCTCCTATAATAATCCAATATCGATGAATAGCTGGTGTCCGAGCGCCCAATTGttcgctgtccgtggtgctgagcAGATTGTCTCAGCAGCTTCTCTTTCCACCTCTTCAACTTTTATACAGCACTCTGCTGTTTCTTCGAtagataagagagagagagagagagagagaaagagagagagagagagagagagagagagagaaacagagagagagagagagtgagaaacagAGACAATTTTACTGCTATGCTCCTACGCTTCAAAATATCAAGAGGAACATCTCTGCTCCGTGGACAAAGTGGGTGCTGTGGGACATTTGTCTCTATTTGTTTTTTGCTGCAGCATCAGAGGTAAACATGTAACAGAGCACATTTACTATAGTGTGCATTCAGTTTTgtac is a genomic window containing:
- the LOC117733630 gene encoding somatostatin-like receptor F_48D10.1 encodes the protein MEPLDQTYGFPLTSDLNSSSAATPSPFLSYPRLFNVSSNLSTQSVPFQGSSTLMTAVISLTVFMVGLTGNTLAIYVVLRYAKMKTVTNIYILNLAVADELYIIGLPFITTQNVLSYWPFGSFLCRVVMTADSMNQFTSIFCLTVMSIDRYLAVVHPIRSTKWRHPRVAKVVSAAVWAVSFVVVLPVVIFSDVQDTFNSCNMNWPEPTNVWSTAFILYTATVGFFGPLLIICLCYLLIVIKMKSSGARAGFTKRRRSERKVTRMVVVIVVVFVLCWLPFFIINTVNLVVIIPESSATAGIYFFAVILSYANSCANPVLYGFLSDNFRQSFRKVLCVRNVRCKAKGVDDGDPSAPRTEKTTVAPSPRNQAYHDPQRSQISPHPPGLPISHTAADLHRSTPTCQPPSTCPGIGPAPPPVASTAATTLTSVDTLA